A genomic stretch from Terriglobus sp. RCC_193 includes:
- a CDS encoding GRP family sugar transporter translates to MVAGVFTARWTFPTLLKGTGYVFRDLMARKHLLVWAILAGALWAVANTLTVFAIRDVGLAIAFPMWNTNSLVGLFWGRVLFRELQGADGKTTTKVVLGTTCIIIAAIMLGFSTLHGATSTGHNAIGGVLAAIGASLMWGTMYVPYRKAYLSGMNPLSFVTAFTVGELFTMFALTWTLDGGRNSSAFTLAQSGPLLFWLFLGGFVWVIGDLFQQFATKYLGIGRGIPLSNTNQLWGLAWGALVFGELRNADGSHKALVIAGSLIMILGALFISTAKASVGEHTSRNKALERECDRYGLDYRETLLAQAGDEFSGREEKRRWWDYLIVALATGFFIFLAVRAVVPPLEMNFRWMALLGVVLVISLIAAGMRLRRETRFS, encoded by the coding sequence ATGGTGGCAGGCGTCTTTACCGCACGCTGGACTTTTCCGACGCTACTCAAGGGCACAGGTTACGTTTTCCGCGATCTGATGGCGCGCAAGCACCTTCTCGTCTGGGCAATTCTCGCAGGTGCGTTGTGGGCTGTTGCCAATACGCTGACCGTCTTCGCCATTAGGGATGTAGGCCTGGCCATCGCCTTCCCCATGTGGAACACCAACTCTCTGGTGGGCCTCTTCTGGGGGCGTGTTCTCTTTCGCGAACTGCAAGGTGCGGACGGCAAGACCACAACCAAGGTCGTTTTGGGAACCACCTGCATCATCATTGCAGCCATCATGCTTGGCTTCAGCACCCTTCACGGCGCCACCTCCACCGGCCACAACGCCATCGGCGGCGTACTGGCTGCCATTGGAGCCAGCCTGATGTGGGGCACCATGTATGTGCCTTATCGCAAAGCGTATCTGAGCGGTATGAATCCGCTATCATTCGTCACCGCTTTTACGGTCGGCGAATTGTTCACGATGTTCGCTCTCACCTGGACTCTGGACGGCGGACGTAACTCTTCCGCGTTCACCCTCGCACAGAGCGGCCCACTTCTCTTCTGGCTCTTCCTCGGCGGATTTGTCTGGGTCATTGGCGACCTCTTTCAGCAGTTCGCAACGAAGTATCTCGGCATCGGGCGCGGTATTCCGCTCTCGAATACGAACCAGCTTTGGGGACTGGCATGGGGCGCCCTGGTCTTTGGTGAACTTCGTAACGCCGACGGCTCACACAAGGCGTTGGTCATAGCAGGATCGCTCATCATGATCCTCGGGGCGCTGTTCATCAGCACGGCCAAGGCTTCCGTTGGCGAGCACACCTCGCGCAATAAGGCACTGGAACGCGAGTGCGACCGCTATGGCCTGGACTACCGCGAAACACTGCTGGCACAGGCGGGCGATGAGTTCTCCGGTCGTGAAGAAAAGCGGCGCTGGTGGGATTACCTCATCGTTGCCCTGGCTACCGGATTCTTCATTTTCCTGGCAGTACGTGCCGTAGTGCCGCCGTTGGAGATGAATTTCCGCTGGATGGCCCTGCTTGGCGTCGTCCTGGTGATAAGTCTGATTGCCGCCGGGATGCGCCTCCGTCGCGAAACACGCTTTTCCTGA
- a CDS encoding Rieske (2Fe-2S) protein, translating to MIAKLCDANDLPDAGKMKTFAGRNGLQICVTQAAGKLVAFNNRCPHQGAPLSAGHLDGCMVVCPYHAWRFDVTNGKSENIADPDLETYDIRRYDDEVFVRLPNLR from the coding sequence ATGATTGCGAAGCTGTGCGATGCGAACGACCTGCCGGATGCAGGGAAAATGAAGACTTTCGCAGGCCGCAATGGACTGCAGATCTGCGTGACACAGGCAGCAGGGAAGCTGGTTGCATTCAATAACCGTTGCCCACATCAGGGCGCACCGCTGTCTGCGGGACACCTGGATGGATGTATGGTGGTGTGCCCGTATCACGCATGGCGATTCGACGTAACGAATGGCAAAAGCGAGAACATTGCCGACCCTGATCTGGAAACCTATGACATCCGTCGATATGACGATGAAGTATTCGTGCGACTGCCTAATTTGCGTTAG
- a CDS encoding LacI family DNA-binding transcriptional regulator: MAVRLKDIARDLNVSTVTVSKVLRGNPDISEATRARVLQRMQELNYQPNMLARGLASGRTYTVGLVVPDLVQTFFAEFAKSLSEVLRETGRALIIASSEDNPAIEQSEIRTLLSRGVDVLLIASCQQNLTSIYQSGDERTPYLLIDRNHPELEAPFVGGDDFAVGCMATQHLIDTGRKRIAHITGRPLSPSLERARGYRETLAANQLSMDESLVVRFDHMDEAGDREGYAAMQRLLETHPDVDAVFCYNDLAAIGAMEAARDAGRSIPGDIAFVGCGNMRYARYLRTPLTSIDQGTDRLGQQAGRLAIQLAEQPNLEPRSVLLEPSLVIRESSLTTSAK, encoded by the coding sequence GTGGCCGTACGACTGAAAGACATTGCGCGTGACCTGAACGTGTCCACCGTGACCGTTTCCAAAGTGCTGCGCGGCAACCCGGACATCAGCGAGGCCACGCGCGCGCGCGTGCTGCAGCGCATGCAGGAACTGAACTACCAGCCGAACATGCTGGCACGCGGGCTGGCCAGCGGGCGCACGTACACCGTTGGCCTGGTCGTTCCCGACCTGGTGCAGACCTTCTTCGCGGAGTTCGCAAAGTCACTCTCTGAAGTTCTGCGTGAGACGGGTCGAGCCCTCATCATCGCGTCTTCGGAAGACAACCCGGCAATTGAGCAATCGGAGATCCGCACGCTACTCAGCCGTGGCGTGGATGTGCTGCTCATTGCCTCGTGCCAGCAGAACCTGACCAGCATCTACCAGTCCGGTGATGAACGTACCCCGTACCTGCTGATTGACCGTAACCACCCGGAACTGGAAGCTCCTTTCGTGGGTGGTGATGATTTCGCTGTAGGCTGCATGGCCACGCAGCACCTCATCGATACCGGCAGAAAACGCATCGCCCACATCACGGGGCGTCCGCTCAGCCCATCGCTCGAGCGCGCCCGTGGCTATCGTGAAACGCTTGCGGCAAACCAGCTTTCGATGGACGAATCACTCGTCGTCCGCTTCGACCACATGGACGAAGCGGGTGACCGCGAAGGCTATGCTGCCATGCAACGCCTGCTGGAAACGCATCCTGATGTCGACGCGGTCTTCTGCTACAACGACCTTGCCGCCATCGGCGCTATGGAAGCCGCGCGTGACGCTGGGCGCTCCATCCCCGGCGATATCGCTTTCGTTGGCTGCGGCAACATGCGTTATGCCCGCTACCTGCGAACACCGCTGACTTCCATTGACCAGGGCACGGATCGCCTCGGCCAGCAGGCCGGACGACTGGCGATTCAACTCGCAGAACAGCCGAATCTTGAACCTCGCTCCGTTCTGTTGGAACCCTCGCTGGTCATCCGCGAATCCTCTCTGACAACTTCCGCCAAATAA
- a CDS encoding inositol oxygenase family protein: protein MGTAIVDVVGENGLPIEHEWDEFLEGRYKEGKTQEEFRVYDAAANPGVAEFYRLNHTFQTHEYVLGKEKEYFGLTRGKKSIWEAAEYLNTLVDDSDPDTDLTQIEHLLQTSEAMRANNEPRWMVATGFVHDLGKCLCLYGEPQWSVVGDTFPTGCAYSDQVVFPEYFKANPDYNNPLYQTKYGIYEPNCGLDKVKMSFGHDGYIYEVMKNYLPMEALYMLRYHSFYAWHRHGAYDHLCNEQDRAMLPSVLRFNPYDLYSKGNTKPDMAELKPYYDELFAEFFPEKLDW from the coding sequence ATGGGTACTGCAATTGTTGATGTCGTGGGTGAGAACGGTTTGCCAATTGAGCATGAGTGGGACGAGTTTCTTGAGGGCCGCTACAAGGAAGGCAAGACCCAGGAAGAATTTCGAGTCTATGACGCGGCGGCAAACCCCGGCGTTGCAGAGTTTTACCGCCTGAACCACACCTTCCAGACACACGAGTATGTCCTGGGCAAAGAGAAGGAATACTTCGGCCTGACGCGCGGCAAAAAGAGCATCTGGGAAGCTGCGGAGTACCTGAATACCCTTGTCGACGACAGTGACCCCGACACCGATCTGACCCAGATCGAGCACCTGCTGCAGACCTCGGAAGCCATGCGCGCCAACAACGAGCCGCGCTGGATGGTTGCCACCGGTTTCGTCCATGATCTGGGCAAGTGCCTCTGCCTGTATGGCGAACCCCAATGGAGCGTCGTGGGCGACACCTTCCCCACCGGCTGCGCATACTCCGACCAGGTGGTCTTCCCCGAATACTTCAAAGCGAACCCGGATTACAACAATCCCCTGTACCAGACCAAGTACGGCATCTACGAGCCAAACTGCGGACTGGACAAGGTGAAAATGAGCTTCGGCCACGACGGCTACATCTACGAAGTCATGAAGAACTACCTCCCCATGGAGGCGCTCTACATGCTTCGTTATCACTCGTTCTACGCATGGCACCGTCACGGAGCGTACGACCACCTGTGCAATGAACAGGATCGCGCCATGCTTCCTTCAGTGCTTCGATTCAATCCCTACGACCTGTACTCGAAGGGCAACACTAAGCCGGATATGGCCGAACTGAAGCCTTACTACGACGAGCTTTTCGCTGAGTTCTTTCCCGAAAAGCTCGACTGGTAA